In the Streptomyces formicae genome, one interval contains:
- a CDS encoding response regulator transcription factor, translated as MNRILIVEDEERIASFVEKGLRANGFTTTVVGDGDSAHDYALTGGFDLVVLDIGLPGKDGFTVLRQLREARVTTPVIVLTARDSVRDTVAGLEGGADDWMTKPFRFEELLARVRLRLRTAARAPEVTVLRSGELTLDLRTRRARSGERTVDLTAREFVLLELFLRHPGQVLSREQILSHVWGYDFDPGSNIVDVYVRALRKKLGAERVETVRGMGYRLPE; from the coding sequence GTGAACCGGATCCTGATCGTGGAGGACGAGGAGCGCATCGCCTCCTTCGTCGAGAAGGGCCTGCGCGCCAACGGCTTCACCACCACCGTGGTCGGCGACGGCGACAGCGCCCACGACTACGCCCTGACGGGCGGCTTCGACCTGGTCGTCCTGGACATCGGGCTGCCGGGCAAGGACGGCTTCACGGTCCTGCGGCAGTTGCGCGAGGCCCGGGTGACCACCCCCGTCATCGTGCTCACCGCGCGCGATTCGGTGCGGGACACCGTGGCGGGCCTGGAGGGCGGCGCGGACGACTGGATGACCAAGCCGTTCCGCTTCGAGGAGCTGCTCGCCCGGGTCCGGCTCCGGCTGCGCACGGCGGCGCGGGCGCCCGAGGTGACGGTGCTGCGCAGCGGGGAACTCACGCTGGACCTGCGCACCCGCAGGGCCCGTTCGGGCGAGCGGACGGTGGACCTGACGGCACGTGAGTTCGTGTTGCTCGAACTCTTCCTGCGCCACCCCGGGCAGGTGCTCTCGCGGGAGCAGATCCTGTCGCACGTCTGGGGGTACGACTTCGATCCCGGCTCCAACATCGTGGACGTGTACGTACGCGCGCTGCGCAAGAAGCTGGGCGCGGAGCGGGTGGAGACGGTGCGGGGCATGGGCTATCGGCTTCCGGAGTGA
- a CDS encoding SLC13 family permease, with amino-acid sequence MTLNPRQAVTLCIALSVCALLLVPGNFPGLGADARLTLGVFALATCAWIGTPIDDTYIALGAGLALTATGVISSDTLFGTLGDETVWLLICAFVLAAAVARSGLSGRAAAFLVSGARSVRQLTHLTTAALVVTAFAVPATSGRAALALPVFLALAKVLADRKRLVVMLALLFPTVILLSAVATLIGAGAHLITVSVLWEATGERVGFTQWLLLGLPLAVASSHLAAEAVLLTTTRRADRKGPVRITLDQLQEHSEQPVTGPWEPAETRCALLLATVVVLWCSEPLHQVPPAVVALIGAVVASSPALGTVRLKDALKTVPWSLLLFMAATMAMGVALADSGAATWLVGGLPLDLPPWLFLTVVVAVSTAAHLVLQSRSARSSVLVPLVVAAAVGAGVNPVAAALASTAAAGFCHTLPASAKPVTLFAEVPGVPTYTPRDLLRLSAVLAPLSAALVLLCAVTLWPLLGVPVR; translated from the coding sequence GTGACCCTGAACCCGCGCCAAGCCGTGACCCTCTGCATCGCGCTCAGCGTCTGCGCGCTGCTCCTGGTCCCCGGGAACTTCCCGGGCCTCGGCGCCGACGCCCGCCTGACCCTCGGCGTCTTCGCCCTGGCGACCTGCGCCTGGATCGGCACGCCGATCGACGACACCTACATCGCCCTCGGCGCGGGCCTCGCCCTCACCGCGACCGGGGTGATCAGCAGCGACACCCTCTTCGGCACCCTCGGCGACGAGACGGTCTGGCTGCTGATCTGCGCCTTCGTCCTCGCGGCCGCGGTGGCGCGCAGCGGCCTCTCGGGGCGGGCGGCGGCGTTCCTGGTCAGCGGGGCGCGCAGCGTACGGCAGCTGACCCACCTGACCACCGCCGCGCTGGTGGTGACGGCCTTCGCGGTGCCCGCCACCTCGGGACGCGCCGCGCTCGCGCTGCCCGTCTTCCTGGCCCTCGCCAAGGTCCTCGCCGACCGGAAACGACTGGTCGTGATGCTCGCACTGCTCTTTCCGACCGTGATCCTGCTGTCCGCCGTCGCGACCCTGATCGGAGCGGGCGCACATCTGATCACCGTGTCGGTCCTCTGGGAGGCGACCGGGGAGCGCGTCGGCTTCACCCAGTGGCTGCTGCTCGGTCTGCCCCTGGCCGTGGCTTCATCCCATCTGGCGGCGGAGGCCGTCCTGTTGACGACCACCCGGCGCGCCGACCGCAAGGGCCCGGTCCGCATCACCCTCGACCAGCTCCAGGAACACAGCGAACAGCCGGTCACCGGCCCCTGGGAGCCCGCGGAGACGCGCTGCGCCCTGCTGCTCGCCACGGTCGTCGTGCTCTGGTGCAGCGAACCCCTGCACCAAGTGCCGCCCGCCGTCGTCGCGTTGATCGGCGCGGTCGTCGCCTCGTCGCCCGCGCTCGGCACCGTACGCCTCAAGGACGCGCTGAAGACCGTCCCCTGGTCCCTGCTCCTCTTCATGGCGGCGACGATGGCGATGGGCGTCGCGCTCGCCGACTCGGGCGCGGCCACGTGGCTGGTCGGCGGCCTGCCCCTGGACCTGCCCCCGTGGCTGTTCCTCACCGTGGTCGTCGCGGTCAGCACGGCCGCGCACCTGGTGCTCCAGTCCCGCTCCGCCCGCTCCTCCGTGCTCGTCCCGCTGGTCGTCGCGGCGGCCGTCGGCGCGGGCGTGAACCCGGTCGCGGCGGCGCTCGCCTCCACCGCGGCCGCGGGCTTCTGCCACACGCTGCCCGCCTCCGCCAAGCCGGTCACGCTCTTCGCCGAGGTCCCCGGCGTCCCCACCTACACCCCGCGCGACCTGCTGCGGCTCTCCGCCGTCCTGGCCCCGCTGTCCGCCGCGCTCGTCCTGCTGTGCGCCGTCACGCTCTGGCCGCTGCTCGGCGTCCCCGTCCGTTAG
- a CDS encoding glycerate kinase yields the protein MLTRFAIAPSGFKESLSAGAAAEAIAAGVRRVVPHAETDLIPLVDGGEGTARALAAAEGGRLVALPATGPVGQPIGTHFALLPDGTAVVEMAAVAGLSLVPRDLRDPGATTTYGVGELIRAALDAGARRILVGCGDSGTSDGGAGALQALGARLLDLDGWELPHGGRELTRLNRIDTTGIDPRVAATDIQVACNPFNVLCGERGVARVFGPQKGATPRQVEELAAGLDHWAYVLTRDLRVSADLSLGPGTGASGGLGAGLAALGAALLPRFDVLLDQLDLDARLARADLVITAEGALDHQTPRGKIPAEVARRAKMFDRPVLVLAGTIGRGAHHVRAAGVDAYSAILPAPVSLTEALGRGGEFLTDATERALRMIQLGSRLPGQAATLVSGTQRPSSVR from the coding sequence ATGCTGACCCGTTTCGCCATCGCCCCCAGCGGCTTCAAGGAATCCCTGTCCGCGGGCGCGGCGGCCGAGGCCATCGCCGCGGGCGTACGCCGTGTCGTCCCGCACGCCGAGACCGACCTGATCCCGCTGGTGGACGGCGGCGAGGGCACGGCACGCGCGCTGGCCGCCGCGGAGGGCGGCCGCCTGGTCGCGCTGCCCGCCACCGGCCCCGTCGGCCAGCCGATCGGCACGCACTTCGCGCTGCTGCCCGACGGCACCGCGGTCGTCGAGATGGCGGCCGTGGCGGGCCTCTCCCTGGTCCCCCGCGATCTGCGCGACCCTGGCGCCACCACGACGTACGGCGTCGGCGAGCTGATCCGCGCCGCCCTGGACGCGGGCGCCCGGCGGATCCTGGTCGGCTGCGGCGACTCGGGCACCTCGGACGGCGGCGCCGGGGCGCTGCAGGCCCTCGGCGCCCGCCTCCTGGACCTGGACGGCTGGGAACTGCCGCACGGCGGAAGGGAGTTGACGCGCCTGAACCGCATCGACACCACCGGCATCGACCCGCGCGTCGCGGCCACCGACATCCAGGTGGCCTGCAACCCCTTCAACGTCCTGTGCGGCGAGCGCGGCGTGGCCCGCGTCTTCGGCCCCCAGAAGGGCGCCACCCCCCGCCAGGTCGAGGAGCTCGCCGCCGGCCTCGACCACTGGGCGTACGTCCTGACGCGCGACCTGCGCGTCAGCGCCGACCTCTCACTGGGCCCCGGCACGGGCGCGTCCGGCGGACTCGGCGCAGGACTCGCGGCCCTCGGCGCCGCCCTGCTCCCCCGCTTCGACGTGCTGCTCGACCAGCTCGACCTGGACGCCAGGCTCGCCCGCGCCGACCTGGTCATCACGGCGGAGGGCGCCCTCGACCACCAGACCCCGCGCGGCAAGATCCCCGCCGAGGTGGCCCGCCGCGCCAAGATGTTCGACCGACCGGTCCTGGTGCTCGCGGGCACGATCGGCCGGGGCGCGCACCACGTGCGGGCCGCCGGTGTCGACGCCTACAGCGCGATCCTGCCCGCCCCCGTCTCCCTGACCGAGGCGCTCGGCAGGGGCGGCGAGTTCCTCACCGACGCGACCGAGCGGGCCCTGCGGATGATCCAGCTCGGCTCGCGCCTGCCGGGTCAGGCGGCGACGCTGGTGTCCGGCACGCAGCGGCCGTCCTCGGTGCGGTAG
- a CDS encoding aminotransferase class V-fold PLP-dependent enzyme: MSVSAVAVDASVCAQPLPVLGADVTVPLVTGGEVTYAALDYAASAPALQRVWDDVAAYAPYYGSVHRGAGYLSQLSTDLFENSRATVAEFLGCREDDQVIFTRSTTDSLNLLAAALPADCQVFVFETEHHASLLPWRDARVTYLNAPRTPDEAVQTLERALADRDPYGPALVCVTGASNVTGELWPVRELAAAAHAHGARIVLDAAQLAPHHPVSIDELDVDWVAFSGHKLYAPFGSGVLAGRSDWLRGAEPYLAGGGASRKVARRADGGVDVEWHDTAARHEAGSPNVIGVYSIAAACKALTEAGFDELVARERYLIAKVREGLAEVPAVRVLSLFGDDAPRVGVISFVVDGWNSSHFAAALSAEYGIGVRDGLFCAHPLVRTLLGSEPDEPGECGAPEAAPGEKSLNAIRVSFGAGTPDEHVERFVRAVKELVADGARWSYRTEDGRCVPDTSVAA, encoded by the coding sequence ATGTCTGTTTCCGCCGTTGCCGTCGACGCGTCCGTCTGTGCCCAGCCGCTGCCCGTGCTCGGCGCGGACGTCACCGTTCCGCTGGTCACCGGTGGTGAGGTGACGTACGCGGCGCTCGACTACGCGGCGAGCGCGCCCGCGTTGCAGCGGGTGTGGGACGACGTGGCGGCCTACGCCCCCTACTACGGCAGCGTGCACCGCGGGGCCGGGTACCTGTCGCAGCTCTCCACCGACCTCTTCGAGAACTCCCGCGCGACGGTCGCCGAGTTCCTCGGGTGCCGCGAGGACGACCAGGTGATCTTCACGCGGTCGACCACCGACTCGCTGAACCTGCTCGCCGCCGCGCTGCCCGCCGACTGCCAGGTCTTCGTCTTCGAGACCGAACACCACGCCTCGCTGCTGCCGTGGCGGGACGCGCGGGTGACCTACCTCAACGCGCCGCGTACGCCGGACGAGGCGGTGCAGACGCTGGAGCGGGCCCTTGCCGACCGTGACCCCTACGGCCCGGCCCTGGTCTGCGTGACCGGCGCCTCCAACGTCACCGGCGAGCTGTGGCCGGTGCGCGAGCTGGCCGCCGCCGCGCACGCGCACGGCGCCCGCATCGTCCTCGACGCCGCGCAGCTCGCACCCCACCACCCCGTCTCCATCGACGAGTTGGACGTGGACTGGGTCGCCTTCTCCGGCCACAAGCTGTACGCGCCGTTCGGCTCCGGCGTGCTCGCGGGGCGCTCCGACTGGCTGCGCGGCGCCGAGCCGTACCTCGCGGGCGGCGGGGCATCGCGGAAGGTGGCGCGGCGCGCCGACGGCGGCGTGGACGTGGAGTGGCACGACACCGCCGCGCGGCACGAGGCGGGGTCGCCCAACGTCATCGGCGTCTACTCCATCGCCGCCGCCTGCAAGGCGCTGACCGAGGCCGGATTCGACGAACTGGTCGCCAGGGAGCGGTACTTGATCGCGAAGGTGCGCGAGGGGCTCGCCGAGGTGCCCGCCGTGCGCGTGCTCTCGCTCTTCGGTGACGACGCGCCGCGCGTGGGCGTCATCTCCTTCGTCGTGGACGGCTGGAACAGCTCGCACTTCGCCGCCGCGCTCTCCGCCGAGTACGGGATCGGCGTGCGCGACGGTCTGTTCTGCGCCCACCCGCTGGTGCGCACCCTGCTCGGCAGCGAGCCCGACGAGCCCGGCGAGTGCGGCGCGCCCGAGGCCGCGCCCGGCGAGAAGTCGCTCAACGCCATCCGCGTGAGCTTCGGCGCGGGCACCCCCGACGAGCACGTCGAGCGCTTCGTGCGCGCCGTCAAGGAGCTGGTGGCCGACGGCGCGCGGTGGAGCTACCGCACCGAGGACGGCCGCTGCGTGCCGGACACCAGCGTCGCCGCCTGA
- the trpD gene encoding anthranilate phosphoribosyltransferase yields the protein MSAVTPAGGTTAAGRSWPDVLNGLLDGRDQSADDTAWAMDRIMRGEATDAQIAGFVVALRAKGETVEEISGLVRTMYEHANVIEVPGETVDIVGTGGDGAKTVNISTMSAIVVAGAGAKVVKHGNRAASSASGSSDVLEKLGVNLELPLHRVVEVAEEAGITFCFAVKFHPALRHAGAARGQLGIRTVFNLLGPLTNPARVRAQAVGVADPRMAPIVAGVFAERGHSSLVFRGDDGLDELTTTGTSRVWVVRDGVVREESFDPRDVGIELVEISALRGADASYNAEVALRLLDGETGPVRDAVLLNAAAALVALKPTDEPFAEQIRAGMARAAEAIDTGSAKRALERWVAASNR from the coding sequence ATGAGCGCTGTGACCCCCGCAGGAGGCACTACCGCGGCGGGCCGTTCCTGGCCCGACGTACTGAACGGCCTGCTCGACGGCCGCGACCAGAGCGCCGACGACACCGCGTGGGCCATGGACCGCATCATGCGCGGCGAGGCCACCGACGCGCAGATCGCGGGCTTCGTGGTCGCGCTGCGCGCCAAGGGCGAGACCGTCGAGGAGATCTCCGGGCTCGTACGGACGATGTACGAGCACGCCAACGTGATCGAGGTGCCGGGGGAGACCGTCGACATCGTCGGGACCGGCGGGGACGGGGCCAAGACCGTCAACATCTCGACCATGTCCGCGATCGTCGTCGCGGGCGCGGGGGCGAAGGTCGTCAAGCACGGCAACCGCGCCGCCTCCAGTGCCTCGGGCTCCTCCGACGTACTGGAAAAGCTCGGGGTCAACCTGGAGCTGCCGCTGCACCGGGTCGTCGAGGTCGCGGAGGAGGCGGGGATCACCTTCTGCTTCGCGGTGAAGTTCCACCCGGCGCTGCGGCACGCGGGCGCGGCGCGCGGCCAGTTGGGGATCAGGACCGTCTTCAACCTGCTCGGTCCGCTCACCAATCCGGCCAGGGTGCGGGCCCAGGCGGTCGGCGTCGCCGATCCCCGGATGGCGCCCATCGTGGCGGGCGTCTTCGCCGAGCGCGGGCACTCCTCGCTCGTCTTCCGCGGCGACGACGGGCTCGACGAGCTGACGACGACGGGCACCTCCCGCGTCTGGGTGGTGCGCGACGGTGTCGTGCGCGAGGAGTCCTTCGACCCGCGGGACGTCGGCATCGAGCTGGTGGAGATCTCCGCGCTGCGCGGCGCGGACGCCTCGTACAACGCGGAGGTCGCGCTGCGGCTCCTGGACGGCGAGACGGGACCCGTGCGGGACGCGGTGCTGCTCAACGCGGCCGCGGCGCTCGTGGCTCTGAAGCCGACCGACGAGCCGTTCGCGGAGCAGATCAGGGCGGGCATGGCGCGGGCCGCCGAGGCGATCGACACCGGGTCCGCCAAGCGGGCCCTGGAGCGCTGGGTGGCGGCCAGCAACCGCTGA
- a CDS encoding cytochrome b, translating to MSTSTASNDNRQKAPAGERVADWADGRLGIYSLAKANMRKIFPDHWSFMLGEICMYSFIIIILTGVYLTLFFHPSMNEVEYAGSYVPLQGQLMSEAFNSTMHISFDVRGGLLIRQIHHWAALIFLAAMFVHMMRVFFTGAFRKPREVNWLFGFLLFVLGMFTGFTGYSLPDDLLSGTGVRFMQGAILSVPVIGTYLSMFLFGGEFPGGDFVARFYSVHILLLPGIMLGLMVAHLILVFYHKHTQFAGPGKTNKNVVGMPLLPVYMAKAGGFFFLVFGVIAAIAAIASINPIWALGPYRPDQVSTGAQPDWYMGFAEGLIRVMPGWEINAWGHTLVLGVMIPLAVFPLVLVAIAVYPFIESWVTGDKREHHILDRPRNAPTRTAFGVAWITAYFVMLVGGGNDLWATHFHLSLNAITWFVRIFFFVGPVIAFIVTKRICMGLQRRDKDKVLHGRESGIIKRLPHGEFIEVHEPLSQEQLHTLTAHEQYQPLEIGPTVDENGVERKVSGSEKLRAKLSKGYYGEDNQIPKATAEEYKEITSGHGHH from the coding sequence ATGAGCACCTCGACTGCTTCGAACGACAATCGGCAGAAAGCGCCCGCCGGTGAGCGGGTGGCGGACTGGGCCGACGGCCGCCTGGGGATCTACTCCCTGGCCAAGGCCAACATGCGCAAGATCTTCCCGGACCACTGGTCCTTCATGCTCGGCGAGATCTGCATGTACAGCTTCATCATCATCATCCTCACGGGTGTGTATCTGACGCTGTTCTTCCACCCGTCGATGAACGAGGTGGAGTACGCGGGCAGCTACGTCCCGCTCCAGGGTCAGCTGATGTCCGAGGCGTTCAACTCGACCATGCACATCTCCTTCGATGTGCGCGGTGGTCTGCTGATCCGGCAGATCCACCACTGGGCGGCGCTGATCTTCCTCGCGGCGATGTTCGTGCACATGATGCGCGTGTTCTTCACGGGTGCCTTCCGCAAGCCCCGCGAGGTCAACTGGCTGTTCGGCTTCCTGCTGTTCGTCCTCGGCATGTTCACCGGCTTCACCGGTTACTCGCTCCCGGACGACCTGCTCTCCGGCACCGGTGTCCGCTTCATGCAGGGCGCGATCCTGTCCGTCCCGGTCATCGGCACGTATCTGTCGATGTTCCTGTTCGGCGGGGAGTTCCCGGGCGGCGACTTCGTGGCGCGGTTCTACTCGGTGCACATCCTGCTGCTGCCGGGCATCATGCTCGGCCTGATGGTGGCGCACCTGATCCTGGTCTTCTACCACAAGCACACGCAGTTCGCGGGCCCCGGGAAGACCAACAAGAACGTCGTCGGCATGCCGCTGCTCCCGGTCTACATGGCCAAGGCCGGAGGCTTCTTCTTCCTGGTCTTCGGTGTCATCGCGGCCATCGCGGCGATCGCCTCGATCAACCCGATCTGGGCCCTCGGCCCGTACCGCCCGGACCAGGTGTCCACCGGCGCCCAGCCCGACTGGTACATGGGCTTCGCCGAGGGTCTGATCCGTGTCATGCCGGGCTGGGAGATCAACGCCTGGGGCCACACGCTCGTCCTGGGCGTGATGATCCCGCTGGCGGTCTTCCCGCTGGTCCTGGTGGCCATCGCGGTCTACCCGTTCATCGAGTCCTGGGTCACCGGGGACAAGCGCGAGCACCACATCCTGGACCGCCCGCGCAACGCCCCGACCCGTACGGCCTTCGGTGTCGCCTGGATCACGGCGTACTTCGTGATGCTGGTGGGTGGTGGAAACGACCTGTGGGCCACGCACTTCCACCTGTCGCTGAACGCCATCACCTGGTTCGTCCGGATCTTCTTCTTCGTCGGACCGGTCATCGCCTTCATCGTGACCAAGCGGATCTGCATGGGTCTCCAGCGGCGCGACAAGGACAAGGTGCTGCACGGGCGCGAGTCCGGCATCATCAAGCGCCTGCCGCACGGTGAGTTCATCGAGGTCCACGAGCCGCTCAGCCAGGAGCAGCTGCACACCCTCACGGCGCACGAGCAGTACCAGCCGCTCGAGATCGGCCCGACGGTCGACGAGAACGGCGTCGAGCGCAAGGTGTCCGGCTCCGAGAAGCTCAGGGCCAAGCTCTCCAAGGGCTACTACGGGGAGGACAACCAGATCCCCAAGGCCACCGCCGAGGAGTACAAGGAGATCACGAGCGGCCACGGCCACCACTGA
- a CDS encoding ubiquinol-cytochrome c reductase iron-sulfur subunit, with the protein MSSQEIPEEKNLPSAQDTEHGSVAVADENPFADPGLPPHEHRVQDIDERAAKRSERAIAFMFTLSMLATVGFIASFVAIPADKSVYIWPIGHISGLNFALGMTLGVALFCIGAGAVHWARTLMSDVEIADERHAIAAEPEVKAKVMADFKAGAEESQFGRRKLIRNTMFGALALVPLSGVVLLRDLGPLPEDKLRHTKWAKGKMLVNMNTHEPLRPSDVQVGSLTFAMPEGMSEHDHDFQTQIAKAALMIVRIQPENIKDKRELEWSHEGVVAYSKICTHVGCPISLYEQQTHHVLCPCHQSTFDLSDGARVIFGPAGHALPQLRIGVNEEGYLEALGDFEEPVGPAFWERG; encoded by the coding sequence ATGAGTAGCCAAGAGATTCCAGAAGAGAAGAACCTGCCCAGCGCGCAGGACACCGAGCACGGCTCGGTGGCGGTCGCGGACGAGAACCCGTTCGCCGACCCGGGCCTTCCGCCCCACGAGCACCGTGTCCAGGACATCGACGAGCGGGCCGCCAAGCGTTCCGAGCGCGCGATCGCGTTCATGTTCACGCTGTCCATGCTGGCGACGGTCGGCTTCATCGCCTCGTTCGTGGCCATCCCGGCCGACAAGAGCGTCTACATCTGGCCGATCGGTCACATCAGCGGCCTCAACTTCGCCCTGGGCATGACGCTGGGCGTGGCGCTGTTCTGCATCGGCGCGGGCGCGGTCCACTGGGCCCGCACCCTGATGTCCGACGTGGAGATCGCCGACGAGCGGCACGCCATCGCGGCCGAGCCCGAGGTCAAGGCCAAGGTCATGGCCGACTTCAAGGCCGGTGCCGAGGAGTCGCAGTTCGGCCGGCGCAAGCTGATCCGCAACACGATGTTCGGCGCGCTCGCCCTGGTCCCGCTCTCCGGTGTCGTCCTGCTGCGCGACCTCGGTCCGCTGCCGGAGGACAAGCTCCGGCACACCAAGTGGGCCAAGGGCAAGATGCTCGTGAACATGAACACGCACGAGCCGCTGCGTCCCTCGGACGTGCAGGTCGGTTCGCTGACGTTCGCGATGCCCGAGGGCATGTCGGAGCACGACCACGACTTCCAGACCCAGATCGCCAAGGCCGCCCTGATGATCGTCCGGATCCAGCCGGAGAACATCAAGGACAAGCGCGAGCTGGAGTGGTCGCACGAGGGCGTCGTGGCGTACTCCAAGATCTGCACCCACGTGGGCTGCCCGATCTCCCTGTACGAGCAGCAGACGCACCACGTCCTCTGCCCGTGCCACCAGTCCACCTTCGACCTCTCCGACGGTGCCCGAGTGATCTTCGGCCCGGCCGGTCACGCCCTGCCGCAGCTGCGCATCGGTGTGAACGAGGAGGGCTACCTCGAGGCGCTCGGCGACTTCGAAGAGCCCGTCGGTCCTGCCTTCTGGGAGCGCGGATGA
- a CDS encoding c-type cytochrome, which yields MKKLSARRRHPLAAVVVLLLALAATGGLYAAFAPADRAQADDTAQSLAIDEGKKLYAVGCSSCHGTGGQGSSDGPSLVGVGAAAVDFQVGTGRMPLQQQSAQAPKKKVIYNQAQIDQLAAYISSLGAGPSVPTEKQYSPDGADIAKGGELFRTNCAQCHNFTGEGGALTHGKFAPPLDDVSPKHVYEAMQTGPQNMPSFPDTTMPEKEKKEIIAYLDAVNSEKTESPGGLKLGGLGPVSEGLFGWIFGLGSLIAVAVWVAARTAKAKKS from the coding sequence GTGAAAAAGCTCTCCGCACGACGACGCCATCCGCTGGCGGCGGTCGTCGTCCTACTCCTCGCGCTGGCGGCCACCGGGGGGCTGTACGCCGCGTTCGCGCCGGCGGACAGGGCACAGGCCGATGACACCGCCCAGTCCCTCGCCATCGACGAGGGCAAGAAGCTCTACGCCGTGGGCTGCTCCAGCTGCCACGGAACCGGCGGTCAGGGCTCCTCCGACGGTCCGAGCCTGGTGGGCGTGGGCGCCGCCGCCGTCGACTTCCAGGTCGGCACCGGCCGCATGCCGCTCCAGCAGCAGAGCGCCCAGGCGCCCAAGAAGAAGGTCATCTACAACCAGGCCCAGATCGACCAGCTCGCGGCGTACATCTCGTCGCTGGGCGCCGGTCCCTCGGTCCCGACCGAGAAGCAGTACAGCCCGGACGGGGCGGACATCGCCAAGGGTGGCGAGCTGTTCCGCACCAACTGTGCCCAGTGCCACAACTTCACCGGTGAAGGTGGCGCGTTGACGCACGGCAAGTTCGCGCCTCCGCTGGATGATGTCTCCCCGAAGCACGTCTACGAGGCCATGCAGACCGGTCCGCAGAACATGCCGTCCTTCCCCGACACGACGATGCCGGAGAAGGAGAAGAAGGAGATCATCGCGTACCTCGACGCGGTCAACAGCGAGAAGACCGAGAGCCCTGGCGGTCTCAAGCTGGGTGGTCTGGGTCCGGTCAGTGAAGGCCTGTTCGGCTGGATCTTCGGTCTCGGCTCGCTGATCGCGGTCGCCGTGTGGGTCGCCGCTCGGACCGCAAAGGCCAAGAAGTCATGA
- a CDS encoding cytochrome c oxidase subunit 3, whose translation MSVVATATTVDTGHAHPPVNRPNLTSVGTIIWLSSELMFFAALFAMYFTLRSVTGPDHWKEMASALNFPFSATNTTILVLSSLTCQLGVFAAERGDVKKLRMWFIVTFIMGAIFIGGQVYEYTELVKHEGLSLSSDPYGSVFYLTTGFHGLHVTGGLIAFLLVLGRTYAARRFTHEQATAAIVVSYYWHFVDVVWIGLFATIYMIK comes from the coding sequence ATGTCGGTCGTGGCGACAGCAACGACAGTAGATACCGGGCACGCGCACCCGCCGGTCAATCGACCGAACCTCACCAGCGTCGGAACCATCATCTGGTTGAGTTCCGAGCTGATGTTCTTCGCGGCCCTCTTCGCGATGTACTTCACCCTGCGATCGGTGACAGGTCCTGATCACTGGAAGGAAATGGCTTCGGCCCTGAACTTCCCGTTCTCGGCGACGAACACCACCATCCTGGTGCTCTCTTCCCTCACGTGTCAGCTAGGCGTGTTCGCCGCTGAGCGTGGTGACGTGAAGAAGCTCCGGATGTGGTTCATCGTCACCTTCATCATGGGTGCGATCTTCATCGGCGGTCAGGTGTACGAATACACCGAGCTGGTCAAGCACGAGGGCCTCTCGCTCTCGTCGGACCCGTACGGCTCGGTCTTCTACCTGACCACCGGCTTCCACGGACTGCATGTGACAGGCGGCCTGATCGCCTTCCTGCTGGTCCTCGGCCGCACCTACGCGGCCAGGAGGTTCACCCATGAACAGGCGACCGCAGCCATCGTCGTGTCCTACTACTGGCACTTCGTCGATGTGGTCTGGATCGGCCTCTTCGCCACGATCTACATGATCAAGTAA